In the Pongo abelii isolate AG06213 chromosome 18, NHGRI_mPonAbe1-v2.0_pri, whole genome shotgun sequence genome, gaggaggctgcagtgagttgagatcgtgccactgcactccaggctggaagacagagtgagatcctgtctgaaaaaaaaaaagaaaagtttgctgACTTCTGCATAAAAGTACTACATATTGtgtaagagaaagaagggaaagatgaTGGGCATAGagttatttcctttgttttaactATTAACATTTAGACTAaagaatatacaatgaaataagaaaaagaaaaaacaataaaaaaaagaatatacaaggATATAGGAACTGCTCTGGATATCTTCCTAAAgcctaggaaaaaaaatcaagatcacTTGTTAACCTATGAAACAACTCTTCAGAGAACTTATTAATATCACTAATTAGGGCtctatacaaatattaacttatctttgtggcattttacagtttacaaagtacCTATAAACACATTATCTCAATTTCAGGCTGACATTTCTGTGAAGCAGCTGCAGgtcaaaaatcatttttttgtttttgtttttgtttggttttgcctgagacagggtctcactctgttgtgcaggctgaagtgcagtggtgcaatcatggctcactgcagccacgatCTCGGGCccagatgatcctcccacatcagcctcctgagtagctgggactataggtgcatgccatgccaccatacctgggtaatttcttgtatttcttttgtagagatgggcttttgccatgctgcccagtcTGGCATTATCAGGTCAGGTTTTTtcgggttttcttttgtttttctttttttgttgttgttgttttgttttgttttttgagacagagtctcactctgtctcctaggctggagtgcaatggcacgatctcagatcactgcaacctccacctcccaggttcaagtgactttcctgccttagccttcctggtagctgggatttacaggcatgcgccaccacatccggctaatttttgtatttttagtagagaaagggtttcaccatgttggccaggctggtcttgaactcctgatctcaagtgatccatgcacctcagcctcccaaagtgctgggattacaacaagtgtgagccaccgcacccggccattatCAGTTTTTATAGGAGAAAAGTGAAGCTTAAAGCTATGAAGTGACCAATCTAAGGTCAACAGCTATAAATGCCAGGATCAGATCTTGAACCCAGACTTTGACACTCAAcatcatatattttcatttatttactttttattttaagacatggtttcactctgtcatcaggctgaagtgcaagggtacgatcacagctccctgcagcctcaaactcctgggttcccATCTCATCCGCCTCAGTAGCttagactacaggtacatgccaccatgcctggctaatttttaaaaaacatttttgtagagacagggtctcactatgttgcccagactggtctcaaactcctggcctcaagtgattctctcacctcagcctcccaaaggcatgagccacctcgcttgGCCTGATTATATACTTCCTGTATATCCATGTTTCCATAATAATTTCCATCCCTGTTGTACTTTCAATTTGTGTATATGGAGTTTATCAATAcgtgaaaataaaatgcattaaatcACAGTTATTACTGTGATTTCGGTTCATATATAACATCAACAAAGTTTTCAAATCAGgttgtttttacatttatcatCATTGTAATCATCTAGAAAACTTACTTTTTCCTTAAATGAACTCAAAGGCATGAAAACTTGTAACTCTAGATtctaaatataaacacaaaagtTTAAACATTATCCTTTAAAATGTCAGATTTTTATCAAGACTGTATGATAGTGGCATAAGGATAGGCATATAggtcaatggaatagaactgagagtccagaaataaacccatacatttaTAACCAATTGATTCTCAACAAGGATACCAAGACAATTCAaagggggaaagaacagtctttacaacaaatggtgctaagaaaactggataaccacatgcaaaagaataaaattgccCCCCACCCCGGCCTCACGCTGTAtgcaaaaactaactcaaaatggatcaaagacctaaatgtaggAGCTAAAATATAAAACTCCTAAGAGAAAACATAGGTGTAAATTTTCATGACTAGACGGTGATATGTTCGTAGACATGGCATCCAAACCACAagcaatgaaggaaaaaataaattagacttcatatAAATCAAAaactttgtgcttcaaaggacactatgTGCCGCGACAGggatactaaataaataaaaataaattttaggccaggcgcagtgcctcatgcctgtaatcccagcactttgggaggctgaggcagggagattgcttgagcgcaggcgttccagaccagcctgagcaacatggtgaaaccccgtctctacaaaaaatacgaaaaatagtcgggtgtggtggcatgtgcctgtaagggcatgcctgtagtcccagctacttgggaggctgaggtgggaggatcacctaagctcagggaggtcaaggctgcagtgagctgtgatcacactactgtgctgcactccagcctgggcaccagagtgagaccctgactccaaaaaaaaaaaaaaagacaacccaatttaaaaataggcaaaggattgGAATAGATATTCTCCAAATGGTcaataataagcacatgaaaagatattcaacatccttagtcattagagaaatgcaaattaaaatcacaatgagatatgacTTTATATCCACTAGGGTGGCCATTAATGTCaaagacaaacaataacaaatgttgaccaggttgtggagaaattggaaacacCATATGttgctggtaggaatataaaatggtgcagccacttaggaaaacagtttagcacttcctcaaaaagttgaacacagggggctgggcgcggtggctcacgcctgtaatcccagcactttgggaggccgaggcgggcggatcacgaggtcaggagatcgagaccatcctggctaacacagtgaaacctcgtctctactaaaaatacaaaaaaaaattagccatgcgtgatggcgggcgcctgtagtcgcagctgcttgggaggctgaggcaggagaatggcatgaacccaggaggtggagcttgcagtgagccgagatcacgccactgcactccagcctgggcgacagagcaagactctgtctcaaaaaaaaaaaaaaaaagttgaacatagagttaccatttgatcaagcaattccactcttagataTATGTATGTACTCATGTCCATACATAATGTAAAGACATAATGTTTATACAAAaactgtacacaaatgttcatagtagcattattcataatagccaaaaactaggCCCAAGCCAAATATCATTccactaatgaatggataaataaaatgtggcatatccatacaacagaatataattcagccataaaaaggaattaagtactgatatatgctataacatgaatgaaccttgaaaacctaTTAAGTGACAAAAGCCAGATTAAGTGACAAAAGCCAGACACGAGAGGTCCCATATTGTATAATCAatcacatttatatgaaatgtccagaataggcaaatccatatagatagaaagtagatttgtgggtgccaggagctgggggaaggaAGAATGGGGAGTTACTGCTACTAggtatgggatttctttttggggtgatgaaaatattctggaattagatagtagtGATGTTGTCAACCTTGTGAATGTACCAAaacccactgaattgtacactttaaaagcaTGAGTttcggcctggcgtggtggctcacacctataatcccagcactttgggaggccgaggcgggcggattacctgaggtcgggagtttgagaccagcctgaccaaatgaagaaaccccgtctctactaaaaatacaaaattagccaggcttggtggtacatgcctgtaatcccagctactcgggaggctgaagcaggagaatcgcttgaacctgggaggcggaggctgcggtgagccgagattgtgccattgcactccagcctgggcaacaagagcgaaactccatctcaaaaaaaaaagcaaaaaaaaaaaaaagcatgagtttcatggtatgtgaattataccttaatttaaaaaaatttaacatgagGTTCTTAAAATCCTCCTACCTTTATTGTTGGAATATAGAGCCCTAACAAGGTCATTGAAGAAGCCAACAAATATAAAATGGATTAGGAAGATATTTCAAGTGGAAAGTTAAATAGTTGAAGTGGCAAAATGATGACATAACTGTGAGTAGAttgggaaagcagaaaaaagtgaagctaaaaaaatatatatggctaATTAAAAGGTCTTCTAGATGTAGAACAAGTTTAGgtgaaagcagaggaaaaataaattaattcttctgttttaaagagacaagggtttcactatgtggcccaagctggcctcaaacacttgggctcaagtcatcataccatctcagcctcctgagtaactgggactataggtgccagccaccatgcctaacttaaactaattatttatttaataattttttcattatttggtTGTAACCCTGAGTCACAACACCTCTGAGAAATTTTTAGAGCACAGGAAAATTATAAGAATAGCATTATTATGATCTCATTTTATTTGGAAGTCAAGGAGATGGAACAAGCTGCCcaacattacataataataatgcATCCAAGAAATTTCACTGGAGGCAAACTTTACCTGTTTGCTACTTTTCTGTTGAAAATGTCAACTAAGTCAGCTTTAAAGTGACATAATAAAGCCATACTTGTATCCCTCAGTCCAAACTGATCAAGAATTACTGTTAAATATAAAAGCCAATGTGTATTCTAGGTTGTATTCTTACACAAAATAGTACAAAAACTTGCTGGTTGGAtgataatattccattttctgtctacttggaaaccaagtttttaaatgaaattaaaatgtttccttgACTGAAGTTAAACAATAATAATTGCTATCTAAGTAGCCCAATCACaataaataaatcagtgaatGATGAATGAGCTATTTATCACGGAATTGTGAAGGACCAAGATCCTTCAGTGTAGTCATTCTATTACATTGAACACAAGACGCAGACAATGAGATCATCTCATAAAAGATTTGGGGAAAAGACAATTTGCAAGAATGTTCTATGCAAATACCAGGACTTGTCACTTTATCAGCAAATGTCAGCATCCTCGTTAGCCCTGCCTTTGTGCGACCAGTAATCACGAAAAACATTTGCATGACGCTTTTAGCCATTTGTTTTACTTAACTGGCACAACAACCCTCTGAGAATAAAGGCCAGGAATTATTGCATCATTATCCATTTGACATCttaggaaacagaggctcagaacagggaagtgacttgcccaaagtcaacaGGCTGGTGGGTGGCAGAGCTAGGGCTCAAAGCCGGATCTTCTAATACCAGATCTCATCTTCTTTCCTCTGCATTCCCTACTTCTCCAGGTAAGCGATGTCAGGGCAGGCTCAGGCATTctagaagagaggaagaaaagaaggcaaCAGGAACTAGGAGAGAGAAGGACGTGGACAGGAGGAGGTGTTTGACTAGAAGTGCGTCcaaccaggccgggcacagtggcttacgcctgtaatcccagcactttgagaggccgaggcgggcggatacctgaggtcaggagttcaggaccagcctggccaacatggtgaaaccccgcctactaaaaatacaaaaattagctgggcatagtggtgcacgcctgtagtcccagctacttgggaggctgaagcagaagaatcgcttgaacctgggaggcggaggttgcagagagccaagatcgcgccattgcactgcagcctgggtgacacagcgagactctgtctcaaaaaaaaggatcCAACGGCTCTCCATTGCACCCAAAATCCCTCACGTGACAACAGTGCCACAAGTTTCCCTGCCCCTGGGTCTGCAGCCAATGTTATTTTATCAGTTGAGAATCATGTCAGAAAATTAAATGCTCAAAAGAAATCTCAAGATTTCCCAGCTCTGAGGTTCTGACAGCTGAACTTGGCCCCTCCCACCAAGGCCCGTGGTCACATTCAAAGCCTCGGGAGCCGAAGCCACCGCGAAGCGTGGGGGAATGAGGCGAAGAGGGTTTGTGACGGTGGTGGGGATCCGGGCTAAGGTAGGGCTAAGGAGAGGGGGTGCCTGCGGCGGAGCTGTGGTTGGGGGATGTGGGTTTTGTGGCTGAACTCGATGGTGGGGTAAGAAACCAGGATCGGGGCTGGGTAGGGTGGCGTTTACACGTCCAGGAAGGTCTGGGGGAGCTGAGCGGCTGAGACAGCCAGAGAAAGACCTGGGAATGAGCGAGGCGGGGGGGGGGGGTCCCGGAGCCCTGGAACGCGGGCGAGCCCCTCTCGGGCGCCCGGGATTGGGCGCTCCCCGGAGCCCCTCCTCTCCGGAGCCCCTCTCCTCAGGCCCCGCCCACAGCGCAGGGCGCGCGCCGGGCCGCGGGGAGAGGGACCTGGCCGGcgcgggggagggggagagggaggctcGTGCACGCGCCTCACTAGCTGCGGGTGCGCGAGCCGCGCGCTCCCGCCGTCCGCGTCGCCATCTTTTTCCCCCTCCGTCTGTCTGTCTGCTGTTGGCTTTGTCCGTCTGCAGCGCCGCCCCTCGGCTCCCCGCCACCGGCTCGGCCCGGAGCCCCTTCCGCTCGCCGGGGCCCAGTCCCGGAGCGCCCCGGCCCGGCTGGCTTGGGCTGCGGTCCCGGGTCCATTGTCCGGCGGTCCGTCTGTCCGGAGGCGGGGCCCAGGGACCCAGAGCGCAGCGCAGCGCGGAGGCGCCGGGTAAAAAGACCCTCGAGCCGTCCCTCCCTGTCCGGGCTGGGAATGCGGGCTCCTCGCCCCCTCGCGGCCGCCGGCTGTCGGTCCTTTTGTCTGCTCTGGGGAGAGGGCCAGGGGCCAGCTCCGGCCCTGGGGGGGCAGCCCGGGCTCACCCTCCCCGCTTCCAACCCCAATTCCTCCCCGGCCGCTCCTCCTGCTGCCCCTCGGCGCTCTCGGGCGCGGGGCGCGGGGTGCGGGGCCCGGGGGTTTTTGCGCGGGCCGCGGGCACCCCGCCTCCTCGGGCCCCGGCGGGGACGGCCCCGGCGTCTGACAGCCTTgggtggagctgggggaggggaggatgggCGTGGGCGTGCAGACCGGGGGGTATCAGTCCCCGCGTCTGGGTCTAGCAGAAAAGCTTCTAAATTTAGATTTCGGAGATTGTGTTGTCTAAGGGTTTGTCTGAGCCGCCTCGGAAGACCTCCGGCTCTTGTCAGGCTCTTGTCTGGTAATTCCTAGGAATTTACCTGGGCTCGTGCTTGAAGAAGCAGAGGGACATCTGGGCTGATTAGACACACGCCCCAGACCCAACCCCAGGGGTCAGGTGAACAGCCAGGCGGCTAAGTGACCAGCTTTCTTGTCCTCTCCTTTTTGGCAGATACAGATCACTTGGATTCAGTCGAGTTTGCTTTGCTCCGTGGGAACTGCACCAGAGCTGGAGGTGGGAACGCACTCTCTTTTCATCAAGCTGAGATTTCACccgtttttttcttgctgaagtCTGTGGTGTGCCCTAGACGCTGCCACCTAATACCTGTGGGAGAGCAGAGACAGTGTTCAGGGGAGAAGTTGCACCTTCCCAAGGACTCTTAACCTTGCTCTGAAGACGGACAgaactgctttccttttaaaatggaatccCTTCAGACCTGAATCTCACCGTTTACCTATCTTCCCAGCCCATATTCAGGCAGCTATCTATTTacatttttggtttggtttcagATTTTGGCTTGGAAATTGAGGCAgtgttaaaagtaaaacaaaatgagTGACCTTTAGGGCTGTATGTCTCTGGGTTTTATTAGCTTTAACTGGCTATAAAACAGTCATCTGGCCTCTGAGATCTTGCTTTGTGGTCAAGAGTGTCCTTTCAgcgccatttatttatttacttattgatttTCAACAGCCCATGACCCCACAGgcctgtttttgttattattttcgtTTCGTTGTGTGGGAGGGGACagtaattgtttatttttctcttgatcaCTCAGGTGTGAAGTCCCATTGGGTACCATCTGGTCAGTTCCCCATTTGGCCACTAGGAGGATTATAAGATGCAGCGGGCACTGCTGATTTAAATACGCAGATACTCATCTCTGTCTTTTGACTTGGAGCTTTAATATTGAAATGTTGCCTGGTTCAAATTATTTGGCCTTCCTTTAGAAGGGACTTTATTACCTTTATCTTACAGTTTCAATTTCTGATCTTGAagggagaaaatataaaaattagtcaagattctgtttttttcttctataatagagtatatatatatttagcctCAATAGATTATCACATTAgagaagtatattttatttttaaaattttttatttatcttttttttttttgagacagagtctcgttctgtcgcccaggctggagtgcagtggtgcgttcttggcttcctgcaacctccccctcccgggttcaagcaattctcctgcctcaacctcctgagtagctgagattacagacatgtgtcaccacgcccagctagtttttgtatttttagtagagacggagtttcaccatgttggccagactgttctcaaactcccaacctcaggtgatccacccgcctcggccacccaaagtgctgggattacaggcgagagccaccgcccctggcagttatttatctttttttgagatggagtctcactctgtcgcccaagctggagtgtagtgcctctatcccagctcactgcaacctcctctccccaggttcaagcgattctcatgcctcagcttcccgagtaactgggatttacaggtgtgcactaccatgcccagctaatttttgtatttttagtagaggtttcaccatattggccaggctggtctcaaactcctggcctcaagtgatctgcataccttggcctcccaaagtgttaggattacaggcgtgagccacggtgcctggccatatttttaaaaatattaataaagcctGCATTTCATTACCTTTCCACTTGGTGATTCCACACACATATAGGAAATCCAAAGTGTGATATTCATTCACTGCTTCCGTGAATAAAACAACTacttgatgagaaaaaaatgacatacaCAAAACTTAGAGAACATACACTATCAGCACTCAGTATATTGCCCTCTAAAtagttaaaattgatttttattgtatacatttagagttttgttttgttttgtttttaattaaaggtCTGAAAAAGAACTGTGTTTGATATGCAGATATGCTAGAAGACTGCCTGAAAGCTGCTTCCTTTGCCACTTCCTGTGGAGGCCTGTCTTTGCCATTTGcggtttctttcttcttttggtaAGGGGAGGCAGGATCTGATTATAGGTTTGAGGTCCTTCTAGCTACATAGAGGAGTTAGTTGACACAACAGGAGGTGAGTCTTCATTAACTGGAGTACAAAGTATAGCTAGCAGTAGTCTCCCATAACTCCTCTTAAGGCAATAAACtatgattttatatttgcttATTCAATGTGAGTATAACTCAAGAAGGTAGGAACTGAAAGAAAACTTAGAGTGTGACCAGATCCATATTCCTGTCTTTGGTAGGAAAGACAATCCCTTTTTATTCTATGTCTTTATTCACTCTATCTTTCTAAGAAAATGACACAGCTATTGATACTAATCCATCTCAGATTCTCTAACAGTGCTTAAGGCTGGGGCACTCTTTCTGTAATCAGGAACCTTCAGGCTTACATATATATCCCCTCCTATATGGGGTGGGGAGCAGATGCATGTCTTGGCAGCATTTTTCGTTTGGGGAACTTTTCTCTTTATTCCTCCCACTGGTCTCTTTGCTATCCAGAGGCTAGATTGAGAAGAGCCTCTAAAGTTATTAACTTTGACCACTTCTCTGGAATGTGTGAGGAGGGCCAGGTGGTACTCCACACTGGGGTGTTGAATTAGTACTCATCAATGTGGATGGCATCTGTCTCTTCTGGTGGGAGCCCATCTTCAACATTAGAAGTTTGATTTGCTTAGTGCCATGTCATTCACAGTGCAGTAGAGCATTGCGCCTGTATCACCAGATAGAGGCTttatttcccatgctgttctcatttaCAGATGCCTATTTGAGACATTTTCTGTCTCGCAGGGATGTGATGCCTTTGCTACCTCTAGGCAAGATAACATCCTGAGAAATCCGCTGGTGTAGACTGCAGGGCTTGACTTCCAGTGGGCATGTGACATGTGAGCTGCCACCCTCTTTGGCTTCCTTTTGCTTCCTTTTGCAATTCATGGGGGTTATCCCCTTGAGCCCACAGTACTTCTAACCCTGGTTGCCTgagttttacttcctcttttatCCTGTGACCTTGATCATGATCACTTAACAGTATTCTGGATTCCAAAGATGGATTTAGAGTATAATTCTCTAAATCCTCTGAGGGAGTCCCCTCTTAAACTTTCTGGGACCTTGACGTTAGGctagagatttctttctttctttctttcattagtTCAATTATTTATAACTGGTGAGTTTTATATGCTCAGGAgctgttttttaaagacattttatctttaaatttggTATAACTGCTGGGGAAAATGACATGTGCTAACAATAACCTTTGTTATTGCAGCTTAGCATCTTGCAAGGAAGTAGTAACATATCCAGTCGTGAAACTGGGGAAGACCAGAGCTGTTGCATCAGGGAAACATGTCCCGTCGgaaacagacaaatccaaatAAAGTTCACTGTGAGTATCGGGCTTTGTCTTCTGGAACCTGGGAATGCTGAGGGGTGGAATGGAAGAGTAACCTGAATTTAAGGGAGAGGCTCACACTGATTTGtgaagaagaaaagtttaaatgtaaaacacactttgctgagcagaagaggaaaaaagaaaaaaagaaagaaaaagggttaAAGATGTTGGAAATGATGGATTTAAAGTGTGTCTGGTTGCTGAGGGAGGTGTTGGAAACCTATCTTAGGGGTATGTACACTTGATATATCTTTAATATCACATTAACAAACAGTTATAGGATACCTACTCTGTGCAGATCCTTATGCTAGATGTCAGGGCTGTAAAACAATATAAGATCTATAAGACCGTATTGTAACCtcagatatataaatatgaatggTAGTATATGCTAAGTGCTAAACAGATGCTGCAGATTATATATACTAGAGAAGTTCGGAGGAAGGAAGTTAAGAGAGCTCAGTGGACAGAAGTAGCAAGGGGAATGCTTAATGGAAAAGCCTCTAAACCATGCGCCTGAGCTGGGCCTTAGAGGGTAGATAatggatttgaaaaaaaaaattaaaaagcaagaggcagggagagggaacaTCAGGTAGGGAAAATGAAGTGAGCAAAGACAGAAGCGGGAATCCACATGTTCAGAGGACAAGGAGACCTTATATGAAGCAGAGGTTTCATTTGTTCAAAAGTCAGAAGATGTGAGGTCAGAGATGCTTAACTCTACACTGTGGAAGCCTGAATGCCAGGCCAAGTTCAAAGTTCATTCTACAGTCCGTAGGGAACTACTGAAGGTTCTTAAGCAGGGAGAGGGGAGTGACATTTAGAATACAGCATTTTGGTACTATGAAGCAATTTGTGGGACGGATCACAAGAGGGAGAGGCTAGAAACCAGAAGGCCAGGTATACACTATTACCTTGTGTTGTTTTCAACAGTGTCACATGCATGTTttcctttgctgttttttttt is a window encoding:
- the ZNF821 gene encoding zinc finger protein 821 isoform X7, which gives rise to MRAPRPLAAAGCRSFCLLWGEGQGPAPALGGQPGLTLPASNPNSSPAAPPAAPRRSRARGAGCGARGFLRGPRAPRLLGPRRGRPRRLTALGGAGGGEDGRGRADRGVSVPASGSSRKASKFRFRRLCCLRVCLSRLGRPPALVRLLSDTDHLDSVEFALLRGNCTRAGDMLEDCLKAASFATSCGGLSLPFAVSFFFCLASCKEVVTYPVVKLGKTRAVASGKHVPSETDKSK
- the ZNF821 gene encoding zinc finger protein 821 isoform X6, producing MSEAGGGGPGALERGRAPLGRPGLGAPRSPSSPEPLSSGPAHSAGRAPGRGERDLAGAGEGEREARARASLAAGARAARSRRPRRHLFPPPSVCLLLALSVCSAAPRLPATGSARSPFRSPGPSPGAPRPGWLGLRSRVHCPAVRLSGGGAQGPRAQRSAEAPDTDHLDSVEFALLRGNCTRAGDMLEDCLKAASFATSCGGLSLPFAVSFFFCLASCKEVVTYPVVKLGKTRAVASGKHVPSETDKSK
- the ZNF821 gene encoding zinc finger protein 821 isoform X8, with amino-acid sequence MSEAGGGGPGALERGRAPLGRPGLGAPRSPSSPEPLSSGPAHSAGRAPGRGERDLAGAGEGEREARARASLAAGARAARSRRPRRHLFPPPSVCLLLALSVCSAAPRLPATGSARSPFRSPGPSPGAPRPGWLGLRSRVHCPAVRLSGGGAQGPRAQRSAEAPDTDHLDSVEFALLRGNCTRAGDMLEDCLKAASFATSCGGLSLPFAVSFFFWDVMPLLPLGKITS